In Rhodothermia bacterium, a genomic segment contains:
- a CDS encoding ArsR family transcriptional regulator yields MMDVLISSKTRIKLLLKLFLNKHVEAHLRGLEQEFGESSNAIRVELNRLEQAELLTAATKGNKKFYRANERHPLFNDIHNLLLKHTGIDQVVEQVIDRLGDLEQVYLSGRLVRGLESKVIDLIFVGAVDVNYLVELITKTEKAINRKIRYLVYSPTEFQTNPFAEDDVKPLLIWQKV; encoded by the coding sequence ATGATGGACGTATTAATCTCCTCAAAAACGAGAATCAAGTTATTGCTCAAACTTTTTCTCAATAAGCATGTCGAGGCACACCTTCGGGGTTTAGAACAAGAATTTGGGGAGTCCAGTAACGCCATTCGAGTAGAACTCAATCGGTTAGAACAAGCAGAATTACTAACAGCGGCAACCAAAGGAAATAAGAAGTTCTACCGTGCCAACGAGCGCCACCCACTGTTCAATGACATTCATAACTTGCTTCTGAAACATACGGGCATAGACCAAGTGGTAGAACAAGTCATTGATCGCCTTGGAGATCTTGAGCAGGTTTACCTAAGTGGGCGATTGGTTCGCGGGCTTGAAAGCAAAGTTATAGACCTGATTTTTGTAGGCGCGGTGGATGTAAACTATCTGGTTGAGCTAATTACCAAAACCGAAAAAGCGATTAACCGTAAAATCCGCTATTTGGTTTATAGCCCAACCGAGTTTCAAACAAATCCCTTTGCCGAAGACGACGTTAAACCGCTGCTCATATGGCAAAAGGTGTAG
- the galE gene encoding UDP-glucose 4-epimerase GalE produces MNILVTGGAGFIGSHTCVALVEAGWRPIIVDNFSNADRSVLQGLTRILGKAPMCYEGDCNDLQLMKHILKKESIAGVIHFAAFKAVGESVAQPLKYYENNIGSLITLLKAMEQTGATKLVFSSSCTVYGQPDVVPVTEDTPRKSAASPYGNTKAICEDILRDVVTSGATLKTIALRYFNPIGAHKSAEIGELPIGVPANLVPFVTQSAAGIRPPVTVFGTDYNTPDGTCIRDYIHVMDLAEAHVKALAFLDKTPAPFYETINVGTGKGSSVLEVLETFQKKVDASLQYALGDRRAGDVEATYASVEKAQSALGWTAKRSLEEALQDAWRWQKQLNGRINQVLS; encoded by the coding sequence ATGAACATTCTGGTGACCGGCGGTGCTGGTTTTATCGGTTCCCACACTTGTGTTGCCTTAGTGGAAGCAGGTTGGCGACCCATTATCGTGGACAACTTTTCCAATGCAGATCGAAGTGTTTTGCAAGGATTGACACGTATTCTGGGAAAAGCCCCTATGTGCTATGAAGGAGATTGCAATGACTTACAGCTAATGAAACACATCCTTAAAAAAGAATCTATTGCGGGTGTGATTCATTTTGCAGCATTTAAAGCGGTTGGCGAATCCGTAGCACAACCACTTAAGTACTATGAAAACAACATAGGCTCTCTCATCACCTTGTTGAAGGCGATGGAGCAAACAGGTGCCACCAAGCTGGTTTTTTCGTCTTCTTGTACGGTATATGGACAGCCGGATGTGGTTCCGGTGACAGAAGACACCCCAAGAAAATCTGCAGCGTCTCCTTATGGCAACACCAAAGCCATTTGCGAGGACATTCTCCGCGATGTGGTCACCTCCGGAGCAACGTTAAAAACAATTGCTTTGCGGTATTTTAACCCAATAGGGGCACATAAATCCGCTGAAATTGGAGAACTCCCCATTGGCGTACCTGCCAACCTTGTTCCTTTTGTTACCCAGAGTGCTGCAGGTATTCGACCTCCCGTTACCGTTTTTGGCACTGATTACAATACGCCCGATGGCACTTGTATCAGAGACTATATTCACGTAATGGATTTGGCAGAAGCACATGTTAAAGCCTTAGCCTTTCTGGATAAAACACCTGCGCCTTTTTATGAAACGATTAACGTGGGGACGGGCAAAGGAAGTTCGGTCTTAGAAGTCTTGGAAACGTTCCAAAAAAAGGTGGATGCCTCGTTACAATATGCTCTTGGGGATCGTCGTGCGGGTGATGTGGAAGCCACTTATGCCTCCGTTGAAAAAGCGCAATCTGCTCTTGGCTGGACGGCGAAGCGGTCATTAGAAGAGGCACTCCAAGATGCGTGGCGTTGGCAAAAACAGTTGAATGGACGAATAAATCAAGTTTTGTCTTGA
- a CDS encoding queuosine precursor transporter has protein sequence MSQFQYTLSRPQKLYVVCAAVFLTALIVAEATSGKFFTAFHLPFQISILGQTFDRVTMTAGVLAFPVTFIMTDIINEYFGRKGIRFVTLVGMGMIVFEFILLSMAISMPTDPISPAKADQFNAVFGMAGRVILGSLTAYLIGQLVDISLFFWLRRLTDGKHLWLRATGSTFGSQFFDTFIVLTIAFAGQSGFTFQTILAITLFNYGYKFIIAIFITPIIYLVHWVIDQYLGREAAHDLVEQAEHEGAMG, from the coding sequence ATGTCGCAATTTCAATACACCCTAAGCCGTCCCCAAAAGCTTTATGTGGTTTGTGCTGCTGTTTTTTTGACTGCTCTCATTGTTGCCGAGGCAACCTCCGGAAAGTTTTTTACTGCTTTTCATTTACCATTTCAGATTTCGATTTTAGGCCAAACCTTTGATCGTGTTACCATGACGGCAGGCGTTTTGGCATTTCCTGTCACGTTTATCATGACCGACATCATTAACGAGTATTTTGGCCGCAAGGGCATTCGGTTTGTGACATTGGTGGGAATGGGCATGATTGTTTTTGAGTTCATTCTACTCTCCATGGCGATAAGTATGCCCACAGATCCCATTTCGCCCGCAAAGGCTGATCAGTTTAATGCCGTCTTTGGAATGGCAGGACGGGTTATTTTGGGAAGTTTAACCGCTTATTTGATTGGTCAGTTGGTGGATATTAGCCTATTTTTTTGGCTGCGCCGCTTGACGGATGGGAAGCACTTGTGGCTAAGGGCCACGGGTTCCACCTTTGGATCACAATTTTTTGATACCTTTATTGTACTCACCATTGCCTTTGCAGGACAATCGGGTTTCACCTTTCAAACCATTCTTGCCATTACCTTGTTTAATTATGGCTATAAATTTATCATCGCGATCTTCATCACCCCTATAATTTATTTGGTGCATTGGGTGATAGACCAATATTTGGGACGGGAGGCCGCACATGATTTGGTAGAACAAGCCGAGCACGAAGGCGCTATGGGGTGA
- a CDS encoding VCBS repeat-containing protein, whose product MKRILILFALLSGGNLLAQAQPFTYQYINHQMPVIQNGALATGDMNNDGRMDYVATGFWSNIPDGTIFRNQGVQVTVDLSGVTITQLLQDVRPGSDMPKIVFGTLALGDIDNDGDLDFAATGATNTQAPYTTTAGVFTNLLASGIRKLGTFIDPLYSGDLAFGDFDNDGRLDLAQCGASAEGVFNTKIFRNDWPTFPTGTPTFKDIGAGLEGVAFCDLSWNDFDNDGDLDLTVSGATATSSHTKIYKNTDGRFADTGIILAPMVFASLDWGDFDNDGDDDLVLSGGKYGPGLLSGATKLYRNDGGVFSEMAVGFPGAFSGKTVWTDYDNDGDLDVLIIGGETAITNPRARVMENLGGGSFRPAINLIGAMLTAVGIGDLDGDADTDVMIQGYNGTVNTASYFRNDTPNLNLLPTAPKNLKSQVSGNSVTLSWDASLDLRTSEKGLTYNARIGTNAGGQQILSPMANLNTGLRRLTAPGNAGHRRSLTIKGLKNGTYFWSVQALDSGLAGSAFADETTFTITGAQNEGSVDVEEEALPNDPFRIAATYPNPFDQFTHIEVDLPTTGKVQVRVLDLLGKQVKLLSDSLVTGGRLQLSWDATDANGRRLPAGMYLIEARQGNQRTVQKVVVR is encoded by the coding sequence ATGAAACGCATTCTTATTCTTTTTGCACTCCTCTCCGGGGGGAATCTTTTGGCTCAAGCCCAGCCATTCACCTATCAATATATTAATCACCAAATGCCCGTCATTCAAAATGGTGCGCTCGCTACTGGAGACATGAATAATGATGGACGAATGGACTATGTGGCCACTGGATTTTGGTCTAATATTCCTGACGGGACTATTTTTCGGAATCAGGGTGTTCAGGTGACGGTGGACTTATCCGGCGTAACGATTACGCAATTGTTGCAAGACGTGCGCCCCGGTTCCGATATGCCCAAAATTGTTTTTGGTACCCTTGCGCTGGGTGATATAGACAATGATGGTGATTTGGACTTTGCGGCGACTGGGGCTACCAATACACAAGCACCTTATACCACAACTGCTGGGGTTTTCACCAATCTTCTGGCGTCTGGTATTCGGAAACTGGGGACTTTTATTGACCCACTTTACAGCGGCGACCTTGCTTTTGGGGATTTTGACAACGACGGCAGGTTGGACTTGGCGCAATGTGGCGCCTCGGCAGAAGGGGTTTTTAACACGAAAATTTTCCGGAATGACTGGCCTACATTTCCGACGGGTACACCAACCTTCAAAGATATTGGTGCGGGTTTAGAGGGCGTTGCATTTTGCGATTTGTCGTGGAACGATTTTGATAACGATGGTGACTTAGACCTAACCGTTTCCGGTGCAACCGCAACATCTTCCCATACCAAAATCTACAAAAATACCGATGGCCGGTTTGCGGATACTGGAATTATCTTAGCACCTATGGTTTTCGCTTCATTAGACTGGGGCGACTTTGACAATGACGGCGACGACGACTTGGTGCTTTCAGGCGGAAAATACGGTCCGGGTTTACTTTCTGGGGCAACCAAATTGTACAGGAACGACGGCGGGGTATTCTCCGAAATGGCAGTTGGCTTTCCGGGTGCTTTTTCTGGAAAAACAGTTTGGACGGACTATGACAATGATGGTGATTTGGACGTATTGATTATCGGTGGAGAGACTGCGATTACCAATCCACGTGCCCGTGTAATGGAGAACTTGGGTGGCGGAAGTTTTCGGCCTGCTATCAATTTGATTGGTGCCATGTTAACCGCCGTTGGTATAGGAGACCTTGACGGCGACGCGGACACCGATGTTATGATCCAAGGCTATAATGGTACGGTAAATACGGCATCATATTTCCGCAACGATACGCCCAATCTGAACTTACTCCCGACAGCACCAAAAAACCTTAAATCCCAAGTAAGTGGTAACTCGGTCACGCTCTCTTGGGATGCTTCTTTAGACCTACGCACGTCCGAAAAAGGACTTACCTATAATGCGCGTATTGGGACGAATGCGGGTGGACAGCAAATTCTTTCGCCGATGGCCAACCTAAATACAGGACTTCGTCGCTTAACCGCTCCCGGAAATGCAGGACATCGCCGAAGCCTAACCATAAAAGGGCTAAAAAATGGTACGTATTTTTGGAGCGTACAAGCATTGGATAGTGGCTTGGCCGGCTCTGCTTTTGCGGATGAAACCACATTTACGATTACAGGCGCCCAAAATGAAGGCTCGGTTGATGTCGAGGAAGAGGCATTACCAAATGATCCGTTTCGGATTGCAGCCACTTATCCAAACCCCTTTGACCAGTTTACACATATTGAAGTAGATCTACCAACTACGGGAAAAGTGCAGGTACGGGTATTGGATCTTTTGGGTAAGCAGGTCAAATTGCTATCAGATAGTCTTGTGACGGGTGGACGCCTTCAACTTTCATGGGATGCGACCGACGCCAATGGGCGACGTTTGCCCGCCGGTATGTATCTGATTGAAGCCCGCCAAGGCAACCAACGAACAGTCCAAAAAGTAGTCGTTCGTTAG
- a CDS encoding substrate-binding domain-containing protein: MREDRSEMPSTGWQIFSGLLLVLFIGALSFLAWRYLPGFLGKGKTEVVTPKPTEPVATMSPNATLIQMNGSNTLAARLAPELARSFLKQQGATNVVEIRNDQELRLQGNINGETVVLAVKPTGSHQGFVDAQNKRADVVMASRPIADNEATDLKNAGLGDLRGNRIEQVVAMDGVAVIVNSNTRIKELSKAQVAGIFNGEITNWSEVGYPAGNINLYARDAGATVDLFKSEIYGSENATTTGNARTFRDNEELIQSVAQDENGIGFTSWAATKGHTEVKSVALYSDNTQPVMPTPSTIATEDYQLSRRLYLYTPRSSDAKKQTLIDRFMNYIQTSKGQEAVQRAGFVPLDPQGVNNFTTIISDKYRQAVRGGVRTNVVLRFKTGSSELDSKAQRDLERLKSDPRYVGKQFLLIGFTDNVGSEPANVALSLKRAQSVQTLMQQNGLTVSSVAGLGSSDPVRENSNELYRAMNRRVDVWYR; this comes from the coding sequence ATGCGCGAAGATCGTAGTGAAATGCCCTCGACAGGCTGGCAAATTTTTTCGGGACTGCTCTTGGTACTCTTCATCGGGGCATTGTCTTTTTTGGCGTGGCGTTACCTTCCCGGTTTTCTGGGTAAAGGGAAAACGGAGGTAGTAACACCAAAGCCTACAGAACCCGTCGCCACCATGTCACCAAATGCCACCCTGATCCAGATGAACGGCTCTAATACCTTAGCGGCACGTTTGGCGCCGGAGTTGGCACGCTCATTCTTAAAGCAACAAGGGGCAACAAATGTGGTTGAGATTCGGAACGACCAAGAATTGAGGTTGCAGGGGAATATCAATGGCGAAACCGTTGTACTGGCGGTAAAACCAACCGGAAGTCATCAGGGCTTTGTAGATGCGCAAAATAAGCGGGCGGATGTGGTAATGGCCTCACGCCCTATTGCAGACAATGAGGCTACAGACCTAAAAAATGCCGGATTGGGCGATCTGCGTGGCAACAGGATCGAGCAAGTCGTGGCGATGGATGGGGTAGCCGTCATCGTAAACAGCAATACCCGTATTAAAGAACTGAGCAAAGCACAAGTGGCCGGGATTTTTAACGGCGAGATTACCAACTGGTCTGAAGTGGGCTATCCGGCAGGGAATATCAACCTGTATGCCCGTGATGCAGGCGCTACCGTAGATTTGTTTAAGAGTGAGATTTATGGCTCGGAAAATGCCACAACCACCGGAAATGCACGCACTTTCCGCGATAACGAAGAGCTTATACAATCGGTAGCGCAAGATGAAAACGGCATTGGATTTACCAGTTGGGCCGCTACCAAAGGCCATACGGAAGTAAAAAGTGTAGCTCTTTATTCTGACAATACCCAGCCCGTTATGCCGACGCCCTCGACCATCGCAACCGAGGATTATCAACTTTCGCGCCGCCTATACCTCTATACGCCTCGGTCTTCTGATGCCAAAAAACAAACTCTGATAGATCGGTTCATGAACTACATCCAGACCTCAAAAGGCCAAGAAGCTGTTCAGCGTGCTGGATTTGTTCCGTTAGATCCACAAGGTGTAAATAATTTTACCACCATAATTTCGGATAAATATCGGCAGGCGGTTCGCGGTGGGGTACGAACCAATGTGGTTTTGCGTTTTAAGACGGGTAGCAGCGAGTTAGATAGCAAGGCTCAACGCGACTTGGAGCGCCTAAAATCTGATCCGCGCTATGTTGGAAAGCAATTTCTTCTGATCGGGTTTACCGATAATGTGGGTAGCGAGCCGGCCAATGTAGCGTTATCGCTTAAACGTGCGCAATCTGTACAAACGCTGATGCAGCAAAACGGGCTTACCGTCTCCTCGGTGGCGGGTCTGGGTTCCAGCGACCCTGTGCGGGAAAATTCCAATGAACTTTATCGCGCCATGAACCGAAGAGTGGACGTTTGGTATCGTTAG
- a CDS encoding leucyl/phenylalanyl-tRNA--protein transferase → MEDEITPEVLLNAYAQGIFPMAIPEEDDQIYWFSPDPRAIIPLDHNFHIPKTLKKTVDRGTFNVFFGRDFEAVMRGCADRDNTWISEKIIDLYVQLHALGFAHSVECWQNGVLVGGLYGVSLGGAFFGESMFSRVNDASKVALVHLVSHLRHQGFVLLDTQFTTPHLERFGAYEIPRIQYLQRLQKATSLPVVWDSNRPAPSGFIR, encoded by the coding sequence ATGGAAGACGAAATAACACCAGAAGTTTTGCTAAACGCTTATGCGCAAGGCATTTTCCCGATGGCCATCCCTGAAGAAGACGACCAGATTTACTGGTTTTCCCCCGATCCTCGCGCCATTATTCCTTTGGATCACAACTTTCATATTCCCAAAACCTTGAAAAAAACCGTAGATCGGGGCACGTTTAACGTTTTTTTTGGTCGCGATTTTGAAGCCGTTATGCGTGGTTGTGCGGATAGGGACAATACGTGGATTTCCGAGAAGATCATTGATCTCTATGTCCAGTTGCATGCTCTAGGTTTTGCACATAGCGTAGAATGTTGGCAAAATGGCGTCTTGGTAGGGGGGCTGTATGGCGTGTCGTTGGGAGGGGCATTTTTTGGTGAGTCTATGTTTTCGCGGGTTAATGATGCCTCTAAAGTAGCGCTCGTACATTTGGTCTCCCATTTGCGCCATCAAGGATTTGTGTTGTTGGATACACAATTCACGACCCCGCATTTAGAGCGGTTTGGTGCGTATGAGATCCCCCGTATTCAATATTTACAACGTCTCCAAAAAGCTACTTCGCTACCGGTTGTGTGGGATTCCAATCGCCCAGCCCCAAGCGGATTTATTCGGTAA
- a CDS encoding amidohydrolase — protein MIDTTKALADQFFEETVQNRRYLHAHPELAFEEYETAAFIQAKLTGMQVTIEPNVAKTGILVTLIGKHSGPTLALRADMDALPILEQNQLPFASTYTGKMHACGHDAHTASLITTIKILHALQDHLHGTVRFLFQPSEEKLPGGAKVMIEEGALQNRATGSAPQHILGQHVAPELPTGTIGVRSGMYMASTEEIYLTVRGQGGHGAAPHLLEADPVLVASHIVVALQSVISRNCPPDSPSVLSFGRFIADGATNVIPESVRIEGTLRAMDEKWRFRAHDLIRRVAIHTAEAFGATCEIDVVLGYPCLYNDPATTDFVRNAAHSYVGPEKTIDLDRWFAAEDFAFYLQKLPGVFYRLGTGNPACESTYGLHHPRFTIDEEALRTGSGFMSYLALSYGQTI, from the coding sequence ATGATTGATACCACCAAAGCCTTAGCCGACCAGTTTTTTGAAGAAACCGTTCAAAACCGGAGATACCTACACGCTCACCCCGAATTGGCTTTTGAAGAATACGAAACCGCTGCCTTTATTCAGGCCAAACTAACTGGAATGCAGGTGACGATCGAGCCAAATGTTGCAAAAACAGGCATCCTTGTCACTTTGATCGGCAAACACTCAGGGCCAACGTTAGCGCTTCGGGCAGATATGGATGCACTCCCGATTTTAGAACAAAACCAGTTGCCTTTTGCTTCTACCTATACGGGAAAAATGCACGCCTGTGGGCACGATGCACATACGGCAAGCCTCATCACCACCATCAAAATTCTACACGCTCTCCAAGATCACCTGCATGGAACGGTGCGGTTTTTGTTTCAGCCGAGCGAGGAAAAACTTCCCGGTGGTGCAAAAGTGATGATTGAGGAAGGCGCCTTGCAAAACCGAGCTACCGGAAGCGCCCCTCAACATATTTTGGGGCAACACGTAGCACCAGAACTGCCCACTGGAACCATTGGTGTACGGAGTGGCATGTACATGGCTTCTACCGAAGAGATTTACTTGACCGTTCGCGGCCAAGGCGGGCATGGTGCTGCACCCCATCTACTCGAAGCAGATCCGGTGTTGGTGGCCAGCCATATTGTGGTGGCCCTGCAAAGCGTGATCAGCCGAAACTGCCCACCAGACTCGCCGAGCGTTTTGTCTTTTGGAAGGTTCATCGCTGACGGTGCGACAAACGTTATCCCAGAATCGGTACGGATAGAGGGAACCCTTAGAGCAATGGATGAAAAGTGGCGTTTTCGCGCCCACGATTTGATCCGCCGCGTTGCAATCCACACCGCCGAAGCCTTTGGTGCGACCTGCGAGATAGATGTTGTGCTTGGATACCCATGCCTTTACAACGATCCTGCCACCACCGATTTTGTCCGCAATGCGGCACATAGCTACGTTGGCCCCGAAAAAACAATTGACCTCGATCGTTGGTTTGCCGCCGAAGATTTTGCATTTTACCTGCAAAAGTTACCCGGCGTATTTTATCGGCTGGGTACGGGTAATCCCGCTTGTGAAAGTACGTATGGTCTCCACCACCCGCGATTTACCATAGACGAAGAGGCATTACGTACTGGCTCCGGCTTTATGAGTTACTTGGCCCTATCGTATGGGCAAACTATCTGA
- a CDS encoding cysteine desulfurase, whose translation MDYNATTPVEDAVLEAMLPYFQVHFGNASSSLHAYGWAAAEAVKLARIQVADLLNAAPDEVVFTSGATESVNMAIKGVAMAYQQKGRHLLTIQTEHKAVLEAHAQLALQGWDVTYLPADHNGLVTPEVFERALRKDTVLASVMWANNETGVVQDIPALYKIAHTNGTLFFSDATQAVGKIPVSAQHADLLAFSGHKLYAPKGIGALYVRRRNPRVTIAPLIVGGGQERGLRGGTLNVSGIVALGKAASLAQSNIPNEIPRIQKLRDLLQNRLLERLPEVTILGYGIERLPNTLSLRVAGILASEWVKQVRQVAFSTGSACATAQTKPSHVLTAMGLDRTAALETIRISLGRPTTLTEIEQTGTYFLTAAKNMSLNQAILS comes from the coding sequence TTGGATTATAACGCAACAACGCCTGTAGAAGATGCCGTCTTAGAAGCCATGCTGCCCTACTTCCAAGTGCATTTTGGAAATGCGAGTAGCAGCCTCCACGCATATGGATGGGCGGCGGCTGAAGCCGTAAAATTAGCCCGAATACAAGTGGCCGATTTGCTAAATGCAGCGCCGGATGAAGTCGTGTTCACGTCTGGCGCCACCGAGTCGGTTAATATGGCGATAAAAGGGGTTGCGATGGCCTATCAGCAAAAGGGACGCCACTTGCTCACCATCCAGACCGAGCACAAGGCCGTTTTGGAAGCCCATGCACAGTTGGCCTTGCAAGGCTGGGATGTGACGTATTTGCCGGCGGATCATAATGGCTTGGTGACGCCAGAGGTCTTTGAACGAGCCTTAAGGAAAGATACCGTTTTGGCCTCGGTGATGTGGGCGAACAACGAAACAGGTGTGGTGCAAGACATCCCAGCCTTGTACAAGATTGCGCATACCAACGGCACGCTTTTCTTCTCCGATGCCACCCAAGCCGTTGGTAAAATACCTGTGTCGGCACAACATGCAGACTTACTCGCATTTTCTGGGCACAAACTTTATGCCCCCAAAGGCATTGGTGCCCTCTATGTGCGGCGGCGTAATCCCCGCGTAACCATTGCGCCATTGATTGTGGGTGGTGGTCAAGAGCGGGGTCTGCGAGGTGGGACGCTCAATGTTTCCGGTATCGTTGCGTTGGGGAAAGCAGCATCACTTGCGCAGTCTAACATACCAAACGAGATACCTCGAATACAAAAATTGCGGGATTTGCTCCAAAACCGTTTGTTAGAACGTTTACCCGAAGTAACCATTCTTGGATATGGTATTGAACGTCTGCCCAATACCCTTAGTTTGCGTGTGGCCGGTATTCTCGCTTCCGAGTGGGTCAAGCAAGTGCGTCAAGTAGCCTTTTCTACTGGAAGTGCCTGCGCTACCGCTCAAACCAAGCCAAGCCATGTCCTGACAGCGATGGGCTTAGACCGAACGGCCGCCCTCGAAACCATACGAATAAGTTTGGGACGACCTACCACCCTAACAGAAATTGAACAAACGGGAACCTATTTCCTGACGGCGGCGAAAAATATGTCCCTTAACCAAGCCATTTTGTCATGA